The stretch of DNA GATGAGATTCTGCGCGTGCAGCTTCCTCAAGCATTTTTTGGAATCAAGAGAGCAGTAGAGAGTAAGAGCCTTTCGGAAGAGGAGCTCGACCAGCGCGTACTAAAAGTCTTAAAATTTAAGGAAGAGCTCAAAGTTCACATGCGTGAAGAACGCGCTTCAAAAGAAGAGATCACGACACTTGAAGCCAAGCAGTTGAAGCGCCGCCTCTTTCGCGAAGCGATCACACTTGTTAGAAATGAGAGGCACGCACTGCCTCTTAAGCCTCATGCCCGTGCAGCGCTTATTCAGATTGGGCGAGAGAGTCAGCTTCTCACCGATCTCTTTAAAGCTCAGGGTGCAGAGCTAGTAAATCTGACCCAGCTTCCCGAGCGAGAGGGCGCCTACGATATGCTGATCGTTGCGCTTTGCAACGTCAACCAGCAGCAGCCCAATTTTGGATTAAAAGAGGAGGAGCTAAAACTCCTCTCAGAATTAAGGACCCCCACCACACTCATCCTCTTTGGCACTCCCTACGCTCTGCGCGTCCTGCCCACTACCTCTGCGCTCATCGCTGCCTACGAAGAGGATCCCGACACCTTTGAAGCCGCCCGCGACCTTGTCTACGGCAAGCTCATCCCCACCGGCTCCCTTCCCATCAAAATGTAATCTTTCTTTGATTGAGCGGAGCGAAATCCCTGGAGTGCGTGCGCTCTGCGCCGCCTTAATTTTTTAAAGGTTTCGCTGACGGTTCTGCTCAAGAAGAAGTCAGGGCGGCGCGGAGCGCCGCACCCCAGGGACCTCTCTTCGTTCGGTCAAAGAAAGAAGCTTTGGCTTAGGAGAGGCTCATGCCTGCGGGCAGGCGAGCTGCGGAGTCATTTTTAGACTCTTCTTTTTTGGGCTCTTCTCGGATAACGGTGAGCCAGTCAGGGGTGATCTTTCCTTCAATTCTGATAGATTTAGGAAGGTAATCGACCACGCAGTCGGTAGCGCTGAGGTATAAGAATTTTCTGCCTGTTGGGTACTCGCCATTTTTTCTTGCGCCTTCAAGAGTTATCTCAACATGGTGCAATCTGCTACATCTTCTTGCATCAACGACAAAGAGCTGGGGTCCCCACGCTTGAATTCGAAGCCAACATAATTTTGGTAAGTTAAATTTTCCTAGATCGAAAGAGGGGGGCTCATCGACAGATTTTGTAAGGTCGACCTCTCTTAAAGGTACGAGATGCGCAGGCTGCTCGTTTCTAAGTTGAGGGAGTTTCAATGTTAAACTGGTCAAATCAGTGAGATGAGATAAGAATTCTAAAGTGAAAAGGCGTGGAGATTCAAAGATATAAAGATTGCTCAACTGACCACAAGAAGCAAGAAGTTTAGTCAGATCTTGATCGGTATAACCGACTTTTTCTAAACAGAGAACATCCTGCTTTTTCCACCGTGTTAATACGTGCTCAGGAGAAACGATGCAGCTGATTCGCGAACGTAGTTCCGAACCGAGGGTAAGCGAGTGTACGGGTTCTAGCTCTGGTTGAGCTGAGAGGGTGTTGTGAATGCCGATGCTCGAATCATCTTCCCACCGTGTTAAAAAGACGCTCTGAAAGTGCCTAGAAGATGCTATTTCAGTTCTTAGACAGAGATCCTCAACAAAAAGATCAGATGCTCTAATAGGCGACTTTTCCCAATCAAATTTTAGATAAGAGACAACAAGCTGTTGGAGGCGTACGGGTAGTGGATTACCCTCGATCTCAAGCAGAGGTCTGTTCGTATTGATAAGAACTCCTCCGATAACCGCGCGACTTAAACCTTCGGCGTCCCAGCCGTTATTATCGCCGCAAAAGTCTGCAATGATCGAAGAGACTGGCTTTAATGAAGTCATATTAACTCACAAATTTATTTAAAATATGTTAAACTATAACACATTTTTTATTTTAAAGTAATTTATAAAAATTACTTTAATTTGTGGTTTTTTAGGATAAAAAAGGAAGGCCTCTTGGGCCTCAAAATACGATCTTTTTGGAGTGCGGAGACTCGTCTCCGCTTTTTTCAACATCGGCTTGACGATGTTTCTTTGAACGGCCCCTCGCCGCAATCCCGGCTCTTTCAGGGCCGGGTCTAGGCGGGATTCATATTCTCTTTTATCCTTAGCCGAAGAGAATCTCCTTTCTTCAGGAAGGAGTTCTTTAAGGGAGAGATCGCCGGGTCGATCTCGAGAAAAGCGGCGCCAGGTCGCGCGCTCCAAAGAAGAATTAGGAGAGGCTGAGGCCAGCAGACAGGCCAGCTTTGAAGTCGCCTTTAGACTCCTCTTTTTTGGGCTCTTCTCGAATAACGGTGAGCCAGTCGTGGACGGTCTTACCGCCAATTCTAATGTAAGAAGGTGCGCAGTCGACCGTGCACTGCTGATTTCCCAGCAGGAGAACCTTTCTGCCGGTTGGGCACTCCGTTCCGTCTTCTATAATGCCATATAAAACCACGCCCACTGTGTTTAATTTCGGAAAGTGTCTCGCATCAATTTGAAATAGTTGAGGGCCGTACTCAACATCGAGAGCCGTTAATAGAGGCAGCTGAATTTTTGAAAGGTCAAAAAGCGGAATAGTTGGATCAACAGGTGTCAGATCAATCTCCTCTGAAGGAATGAGATGGATAGGCTGTTTATTTCGGAGTTGAGGAAGCGTTAGAGACAATTTGGTTAACTGCTGAAAATTTGGTACAAATTCTAAAGTGAAAAGACGAGGAGCGTTACTAACATAGAGTCTGCACACCTGACTGCAGGGCGCAAGCAGCTTGGCTAGATCTCCATCGGAATGTTCAGGAAGATCATCCAACGTGAGCATATCCCGATTTTGCCAGCGAGAGAGGGCAAACTCGTGAGAAATAGAGACGGTATTGCTTTTAGCTGCCCTGAAAAATCCCACAGAGTTTTTGGAAAGAGAGAGTGAGCTGCTCTCAGCTAGGCTGAAGCAGGGTATCTCTCTCATATGCCTTGAGAAAGAAAGACCGGTTCGACGGCAGAGATCTTCAATAAAGGGTGGTGCGATCTCTAGTTTTATTACGCGACGCATTATCTTGCTCTTTTCCTGTTCAGAGTAGAGAAAAGAGACAACTAGCTGTTGGAGATGTATGGGCAGGGGGTTGCCTTCGATCTCAAGCAGGGGCTTTCTATGCTCATCGATGACGCACTGGGTCATCAGCTCGCAGCTCATTGCGGCTGCGTTAAAGTCGGTATTATCGCCGCAAAAGTCTGCAATGATCGAAGAAACTGGCTTTAATGAAGTCATAGTATTTTTCCTTGTTATGAGAGGCTCATGCCTGCAGGTATGAGAGCTGCGGAGTCGTTTTTAGACTCCTCTTTTTTGGGCTCTTCTCTGATAACAGTGAGCCAGTCGCTGACAGGCTTGCCGCTAATCGTAATGTTAGAAGGCACCCAGTCGACCGTGCACTGCTGGTCCTTGTTGAGGAAGAGAAACTTTCTGCCCGTAGGACACTCATCTCCATCATTTATTCTATTTAGAGTGACGGTCACCCAATCTAATTTTGGGAAGTGTCTTGCATCAACTTGAAACAGGTGGGGGCCGCAAGAGACGGTGAGATCTGTTAATTCTGGTAGCTGGAATTTTGAAAGATCAAAGGATGGAACTGTCTTATCAACGGGCGTGAGGTCGACCTCTTCCAAAGGAACAAGATGTGCGGGCTGTTTATTTCTGAGCTGAGGAAGTACTAGCGTTAAGCTGGTTAAGTGGTGAAAGCCGGGCAAAAATCCCAATGAGAAAAGACGAGGAGAGTTCTTGATTGAGAGTTTGCGTATCTGGCCGCAAGGAGCGAGTAGTTTGCTGATATCCCCATCGGTGTGGTCAGGAAGATTATTCAAATGGAGCTTCTCTTGATCTTGCCAACGAGAGAGGGCAAATTCATGAGAGATAGATGCTTCAACTGCAGAAGCAGCAACAACCGGAAACCGTTTTCGAAATCCTCCAAGTTCTATGAAGTTTCCGGAAAGGGTGAGCGAGTCGCTATCATCAATGCAGCAACCGGTGATCCCTTGCATATGCCTTGAAAAAGCGAGGCCGGTTCTAAGGCAGTAGTCTTCAATAAAAGGTGGCGCTACGTCGAATTTACACCAGATGCGTAGCATCTCGTTGTCTTTATCTTTTTTAAAAAAGAGAAAAGAGACGACTAGCTGCTGGAGGTGTATGGGCAGGGGGTTGCCTTCGATCTCAAGTAGAGGTCTGTTCGTATTGATAAGAACTCCTCCGATAACTGCGCGGCTTAGGCCTTCGGCGTCCCAGCCGTTATTATCGCCGCAAAAGTCTGCAATAATAGAAGAAACTGGCTTTAATGAAGTCATTGTATCCTTATTTTTAATAAAATTAAAGATAATTGTATATAATTTGCAATTAAATGTCAATTAATTATTATAAATAAAAAGGGAGGCCTTTTGGGCCTCCCCTCTCTTTTCAGAAAGTGTCTAGTTAAGGACTACTTCTTCTCGTCGTCGAGGATCTCGACTTCAGCCTCTTCGATATCAGGCTTGCCCTGCTTACCTTGAGCCTCTTGAGAAGGGCCCGCTTGCGGGCCAGCCGCGGCACCAGCTGCTGCATCAGGCTGCTGCATCGATCCACCGATCTTCTGCATCATCTGATTCAGCTCTTCCGTTGCGGCCTTAATGGTCGCAATGTCGCTGCCTTCAAGGGCTTTTTTCACAGCGTCGATCTTGCTCTGAACGCTTGCTGCGACATCTTGTGGGACGCGGTCTTTATGGTCGGTGAGGGCCTTCTGAGCGCGGAAGGCGAGTGAGTCCGCCTCATTTCTCGCTTCAATCGTCTCTTTGGCCTTCTTATCCTCTTCAGCGTGCTCCTCTGCATCGCGGAGCATGCGCTTAACTTCAGCTTCGCTTAAGCCCGACTTAGCTTCGATGCGGATCTTCTGCGACTTGCCAGACTGCATGTCCTTAGCAGAGACGTGAAGGATACCATCGGCATCGATGTCGAAGGCGACCTCAATTTGAGGCACGCCGCGCGGAGCTGGCGGGATGTCGGTGAGGTCGAATCTACCGATCTCTTTGTTGTCTTTTGCCATCTTTCTCTCACCCTGGAGGACCACGATGGTCACTGCAGGCTGGTTGTCAGCGGCAGTTGAAAAGACCTGCTTCTTCTGAGTTGGGATCGTCGTGTTGCGCTCAACAAGCGGTGTTAACACTCCGCCCATCGTCTCGATACCGAGTGTTAGGGGGATGACGTCGAGGAGGAGAACGTCTTTCACTTCTCCACCGAGAACGCCGCCCTGAATTGCAGCGCCAACGGCCACAACTTCGTCGGGGTTCACGCCTTTATGAGGCTCTTTTCCGAAGATCTCAGTGACCTTCTTCTCTACAGCTGGCATACGGATCATACCGCCGACAAGAATGACCTCGTCGATCTGGCTAGCTGTGAGGCCAGCATCTTTCAGAGCCTTTAAGCAGGGCTCTTTTGTGCGCTCAATCAGGTTGTGAGTGAGGCTCTCGAGCTTGGCGCGTGTCAGCGTCAAGGCGAGGTGCTTCGGACCAGTTGCATCCATTGTGATAAAGGGCTGGTTGATCTCTGTTGTCTGTGTGCCAGAGAGTTCGATCTTCGCCTTCTCAGCAGCATCGCGAAGACGCTGGAGCGCCATCTTATCTTTGCTGAGGTCGATGCCATTCTCTCTCTTGAACTCATCGAGAATCCAGTGGAGAATTGCGTTGTCGAAGTCGTCTCCACCAAGGTGGGTATCGCCGTTGGTTGAGAGTACTTCGAAGACGCCATCGCCGATCTCTAGGATCGAGATATCGAATGTACCGCCGCCCAAGTCGAACACAGCGATCTTCTTATCGCTCTGCTTATCGAGTCCGTAGGCGAGAGCTGCTGCTGTCGGCTCTGGAATGATACGTTTAACGTCGAGGCCCGCAATGCGGCCCGCATCTTTTGTCGACTGTCTCTGAGAGTCGTTAAAGTAGGCAGGAACGGTAATAACCGCTTCTGTTACTTTTTCGCCGAGGTAGGCCTCTGCTGTCTCTTTCATCTTGATCAGAACTTGTGCTGCAACCTCTTCTGGGCTCACAGCTTTGCCGTCGATCTCAAAAACCGCATCGCCGTTGGCGTTCTGTGTAACTTTGTAAGGAACGGTCTTGATCTCGCTCTGTGCTTCAGAGAACTTGCGGCCGATGAAGCGCTTAGCTGAGTAGATCGTTCTCTCTGGGTTTGTGACTGCCTGTCTTTTTGCAGGGATACCAACGAGGCGCTCTCCACCTTTGTAAGAGACGATCGAAGGTGTTGTACGTGTGCCCTCTGCACTCGCGATAACCACAGGGGCTCCGCCCTCCATGATCGCAACGCAGGAGTTTGTGGTTCCAAGGTCGATACCGATGATGCGGCCTTTTTTCTGAGAACTTTTCTGTTCGGTCATAGTGTGTTTCTCCTTTTTTTTAATTTAGTTTGGTTCCGCGGGCGCTGAAGAGGGCTTTTTCGCCACTTTTACACGCGCTGGGCGGATGATGCGATCACCGCATCTGTATCCTTTAACGAACTCTTGAAGGATCACTCCTTCGGGTTTGTCTTCTGTCTCTTCCATCTCAATCGCTTGGTGTTTGTGCGGATCAAACTGCATGCCAATCGATTCAAACGGCTGAACGTTGTTTGCTGTGAGCAGCTCTTTAAACTGCCCAAGAATCATCTGAAAGCCTACTGCCCACTTCTTGGTCTCGTCCGACATCTTGTCTGTGAATGCGAGAGCATTCTCCAAGTTGTCGACAGGTCCAAGCAGGTCTGCAAAGAGGTTCTCCATCGCGTAACGCACAGAGTCCTGCTTCTCTTTCTGCATGCGCTTGCGGCTATTCTCCATCTCTGCAAGCGTGCGCAGATGTTTGTCTTTCCACTCTTTAATCTCAGCTTCGAGTTGCGCTGTCTTATCTAGTTCTGGCGCCGGGGAGCTCTCTTCTTTTTCTTCTTTTGGGGTCTCGTTTTCACTCATGAAATGCTCCAAATTCTTCAGTTTGATTTTCCACAAGGAGGCCGTGCGGTGTATCGCGCGGGCCAGCGGATTTTTTATAGTCAAGGTGTGGCGCCTCTGGTTGGCGGAATGTGATTTTAAATTTGTACATGCTTCTCGTTAGCGTCTCTGTGATCGCGTCCGATGCTGTTTTAAGGATGCTGAAGAGGCGAGGGTAGGAGATGCGCAGCGGGCCTAAGATGGCAAGGGCGCCGACTACTGTCTGGTTGATGCGGTAGGGGATCGCAATCACAGAACAGGAGGAGACTTGCGGAGCGTGCTCGTGCAGATCGTCGCCGATCCAGCAGAGCAGGCTGTTTGCTTTGCAGCACTCGCCGAGCATGGTGCGCATCGTGTTTGGATTTTCAAAGAGGGAGAGGCCGCTTGCAAGAGAGAGCGTGTTATTAAAGTC from Chlamydiales bacterium encodes:
- the dnaK gene encoding molecular chaperone DnaK, with translation MTEQKSSQKKGRIIGIDLGTTNSCVAIMEGGAPVVIASAEGTRTTPSIVSYKGGERLVGIPAKRQAVTNPERTIYSAKRFIGRKFSEAQSEIKTVPYKVTQNANGDAVFEIDGKAVSPEEVAAQVLIKMKETAEAYLGEKVTEAVITVPAYFNDSQRQSTKDAGRIAGLDVKRIIPEPTAAALAYGLDKQSDKKIAVFDLGGGTFDISILEIGDGVFEVLSTNGDTHLGGDDFDNAILHWILDEFKRENGIDLSKDKMALQRLRDAAEKAKIELSGTQTTEINQPFITMDATGPKHLALTLTRAKLESLTHNLIERTKEPCLKALKDAGLTASQIDEVILVGGMIRMPAVEKKVTEIFGKEPHKGVNPDEVVAVGAAIQGGVLGGEVKDVLLLDVIPLTLGIETMGGVLTPLVERNTTIPTQKKQVFSTAADNQPAVTIVVLQGERKMAKDNKEIGRFDLTDIPPAPRGVPQIEVAFDIDADGILHVSAKDMQSGKSQKIRIEAKSGLSEAEVKRMLRDAEEHAEEDKKAKETIEARNEADSLAFRAQKALTDHKDRVPQDVAASVQSKIDAVKKALEGSDIATIKAATEELNQMMQKIGGSMQQPDAAAGAAAGPQAGPSQEAQGKQGKPDIEEAEVEILDDEKK
- the grpE gene encoding nucleotide exchange factor GrpE, encoding MSENETPKEEKEESSPAPELDKTAQLEAEIKEWKDKHLRTLAEMENSRKRMQKEKQDSVRYAMENLFADLLGPVDNLENALAFTDKMSDETKKWAVGFQMILGQFKELLTANNVQPFESIGMQFDPHKHQAIEMEETEDKPEGVILQEFVKGYRCGDRIIRPARVKVAKKPSSAPAEPN